Proteins co-encoded in one Nitrospira sp. genomic window:
- the lptB gene encoding LPS export ABC transporter ATP-binding protein, translating into MTQSVHAESEALVDSIAVQRGHCLRATGLVKSFRGRKVVKGVAVEVYAGEVVGLLGPNGAGKTTIFDMMVGLCQPDEGEITFIGESVTNLPMYKRARRGIGYLPQESSVFRRLSVEHNVLAILEMLGYARKERSQRVDALLKELDLIHIRKSMAYALSGGERRRLEITRALAATPSFMLLDEPFAGIDPIAVADIQQIITRLKEKGIGILITDHNVQETLSIVDRAYIINEGLILEAGSPEAIVQSPTARAVYLGEQFKL; encoded by the coding sequence ATGACCCAGAGTGTTCATGCAGAGTCTGAGGCTCTCGTCGACTCGATTGCGGTGCAGCGGGGGCATTGTCTACGCGCCACGGGATTGGTGAAAAGTTTCCGTGGACGCAAAGTCGTCAAGGGCGTCGCAGTCGAAGTCTATGCCGGTGAGGTGGTCGGGCTTCTGGGTCCGAATGGAGCAGGTAAGACCACAATCTTCGACATGATGGTCGGACTGTGTCAGCCGGATGAAGGGGAGATCACCTTCATCGGAGAATCCGTAACCAACTTGCCTATGTATAAACGCGCACGGCGGGGAATCGGTTACCTTCCTCAGGAATCGTCTGTGTTTCGACGACTCTCGGTTGAACATAATGTCTTGGCGATTCTTGAAATGCTAGGGTATGCTCGTAAAGAGCGAAGTCAGCGGGTGGATGCCTTGCTCAAGGAGCTAGATCTTATCCATATACGAAAGAGTATGGCCTATGCCCTCTCAGGAGGAGAGCGTCGGCGCTTGGAAATCACACGTGCGCTGGCAGCTACACCGTCCTTCATGCTGTTAGATGAACCGTTTGCTGGGATCGATCCAATCGCTGTTGCGGATATTCAGCAGATCATTACGCGCTTGAAAGAGAAAGGGATCGGTATATTGATTACCGATCACAATGTACAGGAAACGCTTTCAATCGTCGATCGTGCCTACATTATCAATGAAGGATTGATCTTAGAGGCGGGGTCTCCTGAAGCTATTGTGCAGAGTCCAACGGCTCGGGCCGTTTATCTTGGGGAACAGTTCAAGTTGTAG
- the rpoN gene encoding RNA polymerase factor sigma-54 has product MKLRLVPQLSQRLIMTPQLQQAIKLLQLSRLELQQSLTQHLLENPLLDEMQSDTEEGESLVNEEKVENPAALEGQDRSDPAVETRAEQGSPEEFSASGWEEYFGRDQRSGASEYSSAQDEFPSYEQTVAKATSLEEHLLWQLSLSGLSDREKELGRLIIGNLDDDGYLRISLAEVVAGTDFAESEVESVLKDIQTFDPTGVGARDLPECLLLQLGHLGRKLFGSLGSPPGALKGSVIENIVLHHLKDLEKKQYGKVAKALSVTVEEVFQATKVIGELEPKPGRPFSNTQNYVIVPDVFVVKNEGEWVVLLNDDGLPRMRISPYYKQLISSGQSGTSETKAYMDEKLRAAQWIIRSIEQRNRTIVKVVSSIVKFQEQFFDHGVQYLKPLVLKQVAEDIGMHESTISRVTANKYMYCPQGMLELKFFFNAGLQHVDAPSGMHSSVSVRDMIKTMVAEEDAKCPLKDEEIAARLRKQGVIIARRTVAKYRAELNISSASQRKRFF; this is encoded by the coding sequence ATGAAACTCCGTCTGGTTCCACAGCTCTCGCAAAGACTCATCATGACGCCGCAGCTGCAGCAAGCGATTAAGCTGCTGCAGCTGTCTCGACTGGAACTGCAGCAGAGCCTCACGCAACATCTCCTGGAAAACCCTTTACTCGATGAGATGCAGTCCGATACCGAGGAAGGCGAGTCCTTGGTCAATGAGGAAAAGGTCGAAAATCCCGCTGCATTGGAAGGGCAGGATCGGTCTGACCCAGCAGTTGAGACACGCGCAGAACAAGGGTCACCGGAGGAGTTTTCCGCTTCCGGGTGGGAAGAGTATTTCGGCAGAGATCAGCGGAGCGGCGCGTCCGAATATTCCTCGGCACAAGATGAGTTTCCTTCGTATGAGCAAACGGTGGCAAAAGCGACGTCTCTCGAGGAGCATCTCCTCTGGCAATTGTCCTTGTCCGGGCTCAGTGATCGAGAAAAAGAACTTGGTCGATTGATCATCGGCAATTTGGATGACGATGGCTATCTTCGCATTTCTTTGGCTGAGGTTGTGGCCGGGACTGATTTTGCCGAGTCCGAAGTCGAATCTGTGCTCAAAGACATTCAAACGTTCGATCCGACCGGAGTTGGTGCGAGGGATCTTCCCGAATGCCTGCTGCTACAACTCGGGCATCTAGGTCGGAAGCTGTTTGGATCACTTGGGTCGCCACCTGGTGCATTGAAAGGGTCAGTTATCGAGAATATCGTGTTGCACCATTTAAAAGACTTAGAAAAAAAACAGTATGGCAAGGTCGCGAAGGCTTTGAGCGTTACGGTCGAAGAGGTCTTTCAAGCGACGAAAGTCATTGGAGAACTTGAGCCAAAACCAGGGAGGCCGTTTTCCAATACCCAGAACTACGTTATTGTGCCTGATGTGTTTGTGGTGAAGAATGAGGGGGAGTGGGTTGTTCTGTTGAACGACGATGGGCTTCCACGCATGAGAATCAGTCCGTATTACAAACAGCTTATTTCTTCTGGACAGAGCGGAACATCTGAAACCAAAGCATATATGGATGAAAAGTTGAGGGCCGCTCAGTGGATTATTCGAAGCATTGAGCAGCGCAATCGGACCATCGTGAAAGTGGTTTCTAGTATCGTCAAGTTCCAGGAGCAATTTTTCGACCATGGCGTCCAATATCTCAAGCCCTTGGTTCTCAAACAGGTGGCCGAGGATATTGGGATGCATGAATCTACGATTAGCCGTGTGACGGCGAATAAATATATGTATTGCCCGCAGGGCATGTTGGAACTCAAGTTTTTCTTCAACGCCGGGCTGCAACATGTTGATGCGCCATCAGGGATGCATTCCTCCGTTTCCGTCAGGGATATGATCAAGACCATGGTGGCTGAAGAGGATGCAAAATGTCCTTTGAAAGATGAGGAAATTGCAGCCCGGCTTCGCAAACAGGGAGTGATTATTGCGCGGAGGACTGTGGCAAAATATCGAGCCGAGTTGAATATTTCGTCCGCCAGTCAACGTAAGCGATTTTTTTGA
- the raiA gene encoding ribosome-associated translation inhibitor RaiA: protein MKLRITGRHMDITPALRSYVETRFGRLDRYGLKVGSLQVVLGVEKLQHKAEVIGAVSGKRVQAKTATPEMYATIDALVDRVDAQFRKWKDRLVNHKPAQPKRV from the coding sequence ATGAAGCTGAGAATTACGGGGCGTCACATGGACATTACGCCAGCGCTTAGAAGCTATGTGGAAACCCGATTCGGTCGCCTTGATCGATACGGGCTGAAGGTCGGATCGCTGCAAGTAGTATTGGGAGTCGAGAAGCTTCAGCATAAGGCCGAAGTGATTGGTGCGGTCAGTGGCAAACGAGTGCAAGCCAAGACAGCAACGCCTGAGATGTATGCCACCATCGATGCCCTAGTTGACCGTGTAGATGCGCAGTTTCGAAAATGGAAAGACCGCCTTGTTAATCATAAGCCGGCTCAACCGAAGAGGGTGTGA
- the rapZ gene encoding RNase adapter RapZ, producing MARLNLVIISGLSGSGKTYALKAFEDAGYFCIDNLPPALLPTFVDLCNQQQSEIANVALGIDIRERAFFSDFVDILERVKALGHAIQVLFLEAREEVLTRRFSESRRPHPLLPHLPVLDGIRFEKERVAELRCQADRIIDTSDLTVHELGELLAKQFQRESSDRRLTISLITFGYKFGVPYDIDLLFDVRFLRNPFFVPELKPLSGDNPLVRTFVLTDSDAISLLQHLEGFLKFLLPLFQRERRSYLTIGIGCTGGRHRSVAVAGRLRESLAALGYEVGLKHRDIDKS from the coding sequence ATGGCCCGACTGAATCTAGTCATTATTAGTGGGTTGTCGGGCTCTGGTAAAACCTATGCCCTCAAAGCATTTGAGGATGCTGGATATTTCTGCATCGATAACCTTCCTCCAGCGTTGCTCCCAACTTTTGTCGATCTCTGCAACCAGCAGCAAAGTGAAATTGCTAACGTTGCCCTTGGGATTGATATTCGAGAGCGTGCGTTCTTTTCGGATTTCGTTGATATCCTGGAGAGAGTGAAAGCGCTTGGCCATGCTATTCAGGTGCTTTTTCTTGAGGCTCGGGAAGAAGTATTGACCAGGCGCTTTTCAGAGTCCAGGCGCCCACACCCACTTTTGCCACATCTTCCCGTCTTGGATGGAATCCGATTCGAAAAGGAGCGTGTAGCTGAACTCCGATGCCAGGCTGATCGAATTATCGATACGTCCGATCTGACGGTCCATGAGCTTGGTGAGTTGCTTGCAAAGCAATTTCAACGGGAGTCATCGGATCGACGACTGACAATCTCACTCATCACCTTTGGATATAAATTTGGGGTGCCGTACGATATCGATTTGTTGTTTGATGTGCGATTTCTCAGGAACCCATTTTTCGTGCCTGAACTCAAGCCTCTTTCTGGAGACAATCCGCTGGTCCGGACCTTCGTGCTCACAGACTCTGATGCCATATCACTTTTGCAGCATCTCGAAGGTTTTCTAAAGTTTCTCTTGCCGTTATTCCAACGAGAGCGGCGTAGTTATCTGACTATCGGTATTGGATGTACCGGCGGGCGTCATCGCTCGGTCGCGGTTGCCGGGCGTCTTCGAGAAAGCCTTGCCGCCCTAGGGTACGAGGTTGGCCTCAAGCACCGAGATATCGACAAATCGTAG
- a CDS encoding MerR family transcriptional regulator, protein MQGIRTGINTEVTKPKYTSSAVGFKAYQVCGLFDISKATLFRWEREGVITEPARDWRNWRLYTRKNVDEIEKVIRARKAVV, encoded by the coding sequence ATGCAAGGTATCCGAACAGGTATAAATACTGAAGTGACGAAGCCTAAATATACATCAAGTGCAGTGGGGTTTAAGGCCTATCAAGTGTGTGGCTTATTTGATATTTCCAAGGCGACCCTCTTTCGCTGGGAGCGAGAGGGTGTCATTACCGAACCCGCTCGAGATTGGAGAAACTGGCGACTGTATACGAGAAAGAATGTGGATGAAATCGAGAAAGTTATTCGCGCCAGAAAGGCTGTGGTGTAA
- the pilM gene encoding type IV pilus assembly protein PilM: MLTSFKKLFETDIVGMLTPRRQLVGLDIGSSVIKIAQLKESKGRYILQKFGVKPLEPEVIVDGTVMDEGRVISAIQELFAEANIKNKHVAISISGHAVIVKKISLPPMPDEELEGQVKLAAEQYIPFDINEVNIDFHVLSMDASEDQQGDMSVILVAAKKDKINELTELVKAAGLVPMVMDVDAFAVENMHAINYPMAQEETTALVNLGASVMNVNIIRAGSSLFTRDIPLGGNRYTEAIQREIGLSFEEAEEGKKADHVGDSSGGSFTSVMDSVNAEVASEIARTVDYFKTSTTNAEISRVLVCGGVARAKGLIQQLGDRMQLPVEMADPFAEIDVTGCDMDPNLLADLAPSAAVSVGLALRAVGDR, from the coding sequence ATGTTGACTTCATTCAAAAAGCTCTTCGAAACCGACATTGTTGGGATGCTGACCCCTCGACGGCAGTTAGTGGGCCTAGATATCGGATCTAGTGTGATTAAAATTGCTCAGCTCAAGGAAAGTAAGGGGCGGTACATTCTCCAAAAGTTCGGCGTGAAACCTCTTGAACCGGAAGTGATTGTCGATGGAACGGTCATGGATGAAGGACGTGTCATCTCGGCGATTCAAGAATTGTTTGCGGAAGCCAACATCAAGAACAAGCATGTCGCCATCTCGATCTCTGGGCACGCCGTGATTGTGAAGAAGATCAGCCTGCCTCCGATGCCGGATGAAGAGTTGGAGGGGCAGGTGAAATTGGCAGCGGAGCAGTACATTCCCTTCGATATCAACGAAGTGAATATCGACTTTCATGTTTTGTCTATGGATGCATCAGAGGATCAGCAAGGGGATATGTCGGTGATTCTTGTTGCCGCGAAGAAAGACAAGATTAATGAGCTGACCGAGTTGGTCAAGGCTGCCGGACTTGTCCCAATGGTCATGGATGTCGATGCGTTTGCGGTTGAAAATATGCATGCGATTAATTATCCGATGGCACAGGAAGAAACAACGGCGTTGGTGAATCTCGGCGCGAGCGTGATGAACGTGAACATCATCCGTGCGGGGTCGTCGTTATTTACGCGTGATATACCATTAGGTGGAAATAGGTATACTGAGGCGATTCAGCGTGAGATAGGGCTCTCATTTGAAGAGGCTGAAGAGGGTAAGAAAGCTGATCATGTGGGTGACTCTAGCGGAGGGTCGTTCACCAGTGTCATGGACAGCGTGAATGCGGAAGTAGCGTCCGAGATCGCTCGGACGGTGGACTACTTCAAGACATCGACCACCAACGCTGAGATCAGTCGTGTTCTCGTCTGTGGAGGTGTGGCTAGGGCAAAAGGGCTGATTCAGCAGCTCGGGGATAGGATGCAATTGCCTGTCGAAATGGCTGATCCATTCGCTGAAATCGATGTGACTGGCTGTGATATGGACCCTAACCTACTCGCAGATTTGGCTCCATCGGCCGCCGTCAGTGTCGGACTGGCCTTAAGAGCGGTGGGGGATCGATGA
- the pilQ gene encoding type IV pilus secretin PilQ produces MKPLFRADNVLTAGCFIGALGVSLTALTICTQRSAVAEEIGRIHQGDVTRVKMATTRLLAQAVTAIEVRPEMDVVTVVVAGDGQLFPEANFLDESRLIVDIPAVSSTLRRSVVRADHYLLKKIRVGHHADKVRLVFDVSERPVFSLTREDNKVLITLKPSERKTPTVVAAHSDGGEMSSSHPQARRALFEPGSRVVKRATRMIGPAQAQFKVQRVQMAAESAPAEKDDRSDDIVAGQTRFVGRRISLDFQQADITNILRLIAEVSGFNMVVGEGVKSKVTMKLVSVPWDQALDMLLKMNGLGMIRQGSIVWIDSLANIAKQQDEEARAKDSKTKAEELVDRVFYIRHIVAQELMMTLRPTLGPRGVMQFNAGSNALVVRDTESKLAVMKQLVEGLDLEVPQVQIEARIVQADTVYARGLGIQWGFQAGNRTPTDFFALSNITGPFGQIAGTGGSTIDRSFLVNLPAQVGGLPAVPSIGWTFGKLGGDFALDMRLSAGELLGLSKVIAAPKITTLDKREAKISQGESIPFQTTSLQGTQTTFVDANLELNVTPQITSRDPKEDGKRIMLRVRATRNAVGARSNPAGPSIDRREANTQVVVRDGETMVIGGVFVDSQNNNVQGVPYLSRMPVLGWLFKNKSESVSKQELLIFLTPSIIKT; encoded by the coding sequence ATGAAACCACTATTTCGTGCAGATAATGTCCTGACTGCTGGATGTTTCATCGGAGCCTTGGGGGTGTCGCTCACTGCTCTGACCATATGTACCCAGAGGTCCGCAGTGGCCGAAGAGATCGGCAGGATACATCAGGGTGATGTCACGCGGGTCAAAATGGCCACGACACGATTGCTGGCACAGGCCGTGACTGCCATCGAGGTGCGTCCCGAAATGGATGTGGTGACCGTTGTGGTTGCCGGAGATGGCCAACTATTTCCAGAGGCCAACTTTCTGGATGAGTCACGGCTCATCGTCGATATTCCTGCCGTATCGTCCACCCTGAGGCGATCGGTGGTACGGGCCGACCACTACTTGCTCAAGAAAATCAGAGTGGGCCACCATGCTGATAAGGTCAGGCTAGTGTTCGATGTGTCCGAACGCCCGGTGTTTTCTCTGACTCGAGAGGATAATAAGGTATTGATCACTCTGAAGCCGAGCGAACGGAAAACGCCGACTGTTGTCGCTGCGCACAGTGATGGTGGAGAGATGAGCTCATCTCATCCCCAGGCTCGTAGGGCGCTGTTCGAGCCAGGGAGTCGTGTAGTCAAACGGGCGACGAGAATGATCGGCCCCGCGCAGGCTCAGTTCAAGGTGCAGCGCGTCCAGATGGCTGCAGAAAGTGCTCCCGCTGAAAAGGACGACCGATCCGATGATATCGTGGCAGGGCAAACGCGATTTGTCGGTCGGCGGATCTCGCTCGACTTTCAGCAGGCCGACATCACCAACATCCTTCGACTGATTGCCGAGGTCTCGGGCTTCAACATGGTTGTTGGGGAAGGGGTCAAGTCGAAAGTGACCATGAAGCTGGTCAGTGTGCCGTGGGACCAGGCCCTGGATATGCTATTGAAGATGAATGGGCTCGGTATGATTCGTCAAGGGAGTATTGTGTGGATCGATTCGCTGGCAAATATTGCCAAGCAGCAGGATGAGGAAGCCCGGGCTAAAGACTCGAAGACGAAGGCTGAAGAACTCGTCGACCGCGTTTTTTATATCAGGCACATCGTGGCTCAGGAGCTCATGATGACACTGCGGCCGACCTTGGGCCCACGGGGCGTCATGCAATTTAATGCAGGGAGTAATGCGTTGGTTGTGCGAGATACCGAATCCAAATTGGCTGTCATGAAGCAGCTGGTTGAGGGACTTGATCTCGAGGTTCCTCAGGTTCAGATTGAGGCGCGCATCGTCCAAGCCGATACCGTGTATGCGAGAGGCCTGGGGATTCAATGGGGCTTCCAGGCGGGCAATCGCACACCCACGGATTTCTTTGCCCTCTCGAATATTACTGGCCCATTTGGGCAGATAGCCGGGACGGGGGGGAGTACGATCGATCGAAGCTTTCTGGTGAATTTGCCGGCTCAGGTCGGTGGCTTGCCGGCTGTCCCGTCGATCGGCTGGACATTTGGAAAACTCGGCGGCGACTTCGCTTTGGATATGCGGCTCTCAGCCGGAGAGTTGCTCGGGTTAAGTAAGGTGATCGCAGCGCCGAAGATCACCACATTGGATAAGCGCGAAGCGAAGATCTCTCAGGGCGAATCGATTCCCTTTCAGACAACATCTTTACAGGGAACGCAAACGACATTTGTCGATGCAAACTTGGAGTTGAATGTCACACCTCAGATCACCTCTCGTGATCCAAAGGAGGATGGAAAGAGAATTATGCTGCGTGTGCGAGCAACACGAAATGCTGTCGGGGCACGAAGCAATCCGGCCGGTCCGAGTATCGATCGACGGGAGGCAAACACCCAGGTGGTCGTTCGAGATGGCGAAACCATGGTGATTGGTGGAGTCTTTGTCGATAGCCAAAACAACAATGTTCAAGGCGTTCCCTATCTATCTCGTATGCCGGTTCTTGGGTGGTTGTTCAAGAACAAGTCCGAATCAGTCTCGAAACAAGAATTACTCATTTTCCTTACACCAAGCATTATCAAGACTTAA
- a CDS encoding 3-dehydroquinate synthase — translation MFTVPVSLSERSYEIVIQAGLLARLGKRLKEHGVGGKVAIVTDRHVARHYLKSSLEAIKRYGIEPIPIILTPGERSKTLKTVEQILDVLARHRFERSSMVVALGGGVVGDMAGFAASIYQRGIPYIQVPTTLVAQVDSSVGGKTGVDHRLGKNLIGSFYQPRAVWIDPLTLHTLPAREVVAGLAEVIKYGIIADESFFAYLQRYMPALRRQAPGIVATVVRRSCEIKAEVVAADERESDRRRILNYGHTLGHALESLGGYQSLVHGEAVGIGLVQEAELACFQEICSRAVVDSIRRLVTEAGLSDRMPPWTSTSIWKAMLHDKKVSGGRVIGVWPERIGQVRIGPIDKQMFKQWHAVSRASPRSHA, via the coding sequence ATCTTCACGGTTCCCGTTTCCCTATCTGAAAGAAGTTACGAGATTGTGATTCAGGCCGGACTGTTGGCGAGGCTTGGTAAGAGATTGAAGGAGCACGGTGTAGGAGGGAAAGTTGCCATTGTGACGGATCGGCACGTCGCTCGGCACTACCTCAAGAGTAGTCTGGAGGCGATCAAGCGGTACGGGATTGAACCCATTCCGATCATTCTGACTCCCGGAGAGCGGTCAAAAACGCTGAAGACGGTGGAGCAGATCCTCGACGTGTTGGCGCGTCATCGGTTTGAGCGGTCGTCGATGGTCGTGGCACTCGGCGGAGGTGTCGTGGGTGATATGGCCGGGTTTGCCGCTTCGATCTACCAACGTGGTATTCCCTATATTCAGGTACCGACGACGCTTGTGGCACAGGTCGATTCCAGTGTCGGAGGAAAGACGGGTGTCGACCATCGGCTCGGGAAGAACCTGATCGGATCGTTTTATCAACCGCGCGCCGTCTGGATCGATCCATTGACGCTGCATACGTTGCCCGCTCGGGAAGTCGTCGCCGGACTGGCCGAGGTCATTAAATACGGAATCATTGCGGACGAGTCCTTCTTCGCCTATCTACAGCGGTACATGCCTGCGTTACGGAGGCAAGCGCCCGGTATCGTCGCGACCGTGGTGAGGCGATCCTGTGAGATCAAGGCCGAGGTGGTGGCCGCAGATGAGCGAGAATCAGATCGCAGGAGAATCCTCAACTATGGGCATACCCTCGGACATGCGCTTGAATCGTTGGGGGGGTATCAGTCGCTTGTCCATGGAGAAGCGGTGGGGATTGGATTGGTACAGGAAGCCGAACTCGCCTGTTTTCAGGAGATCTGTTCTCGTGCAGTGGTGGACTCGATTCGTCGCCTTGTAACGGAGGCAGGGTTGAGTGACCGTATGCCGCCGTGGACCTCGACGAGCATATGGAAGGCCATGCTGCATGATAAGAAGGTGTCAGGAGGGCGGGTCATCGGGGTGTGGCCCGAACGTATTGGGCAGGTGCGGATCGGGCCGATTGACAAACAGATGTTTAAGCAGTGGCATGCTGTTTCACGAGCTTCTCCGCGGAGTCATGCCTAA
- a CDS encoding NAD+ synthase, with product MRTLRIAMAQMNPTVGDLTGNLHRITTWIRDAKKVNADLVVFPELAITGSPPEDLLLKAQFVEENVRVLNEIAQACRGVVAVVGYVRQGDQRDPHSFRPSMRSAGRPALYNAAAVIADGKIVGSCSKWQLSNYGVCDESRYFLPGGRLPMLLVNGTTIGVTICEDMWSREGPISVYTAVGAEVIVTIDASPFHIGNSGSREQMLATSARDNGVIVAYTNMVGGQDELVFDGNSVILDQSGTVVARGHVFREELLVADVNVEAVSRGRMTYGQKTAWTRKAVLAVDRLVMKGAAIQKKKRTRIAPAIAAPLEEIEAVYQALVLAVKDYVRKNGFTRVVIGVSGGVDSAVTAAIAVNALGAEHVLGVFMPSPYTSRESEEDVVELARCLRIDVQTIPIALTCEAYRQALAPAFADRPADTTEENLQARIRGNLLMAVSNKFGHLVLTTGNKSEMSVGYSTLYGDMAGGFAVIKDVPKTMVYGLARLCNARGPSPVIPARILDRPPTAELRPNQKDEDSLPPYTVLDPILRAYVEEDRSFADIVEAGFDRATVSRVVRMVDASEFKRRQAPLGVKITHRALGKDRRMPITNGYRITPD from the coding sequence ATGCGGACGTTGCGTATCGCGATGGCACAGATGAACCCGACCGTCGGGGATCTGACCGGGAACCTCCACCGTATTACGACCTGGATCCGAGACGCGAAGAAGGTCAACGCCGATCTCGTCGTATTCCCTGAACTGGCCATTACTGGCTCTCCTCCCGAAGACCTCCTGCTCAAGGCGCAGTTTGTCGAAGAGAACGTACGGGTTCTGAACGAGATCGCCCAGGCTTGTCGCGGGGTCGTTGCGGTGGTCGGGTACGTGAGACAAGGAGACCAACGCGATCCACATTCCTTCCGGCCGTCGATGCGCTCAGCCGGTCGGCCTGCGCTCTACAATGCGGCCGCAGTGATTGCCGATGGCAAGATAGTCGGGAGTTGCAGTAAATGGCAGTTGTCCAACTATGGAGTATGCGATGAAAGCCGGTATTTTCTCCCTGGAGGGAGACTCCCGATGCTTCTCGTCAACGGAACGACCATCGGGGTGACCATCTGCGAAGATATGTGGTCGCGGGAAGGGCCCATCTCTGTCTACACAGCGGTCGGCGCCGAGGTGATCGTCACGATTGATGCCTCTCCCTTTCATATCGGTAACAGTGGTTCGAGGGAGCAGATGCTGGCGACGAGCGCGCGGGACAACGGAGTCATTGTCGCCTATACGAATATGGTCGGTGGCCAAGATGAGCTGGTTTTCGACGGAAACAGTGTGATCCTGGATCAATCCGGCACGGTGGTCGCCCGTGGCCATGTGTTTCGGGAAGAGCTGCTGGTGGCTGATGTGAACGTGGAAGCCGTGTCACGCGGGCGTATGACGTATGGACAAAAAACGGCATGGACTCGAAAAGCTGTTTTGGCCGTCGATCGTCTCGTGATGAAGGGCGCGGCGATCCAAAAGAAGAAGCGGACTCGAATCGCGCCAGCGATAGCAGCGCCATTAGAGGAGATCGAAGCGGTGTACCAGGCCCTGGTACTGGCCGTGAAAGACTATGTCCGCAAGAATGGATTTACCCGAGTGGTGATTGGAGTGAGCGGCGGTGTAGATTCGGCAGTGACCGCGGCCATTGCGGTGAATGCGCTTGGCGCCGAACACGTGCTCGGCGTCTTCATGCCGTCTCCGTACACCTCACGGGAAAGCGAAGAGGATGTCGTGGAACTGGCGCGGTGTCTCCGCATCGACGTACAGACCATCCCGATTGCGCTGACATGTGAGGCCTATCGACAAGCATTGGCACCCGCATTTGCCGACCGCCCTGCAGATACGACCGAAGAAAACCTCCAGGCTCGCATTCGCGGCAATCTGCTCATGGCGGTATCCAATAAGTTCGGACATTTGGTATTAACCACGGGGAACAAGAGCGAGATGAGCGTGGGGTACTCGACGTTGTACGGCGATATGGCCGGCGGGTTCGCTGTCATTAAGGATGTGCCAAAGACGATGGTCTATGGCCTGGCGAGGCTCTGCAATGCACGTGGTCCGTCGCCGGTGATTCCTGCGCGCATCCTGGACCGACCGCCGACCGCCGAGTTGAGGCCGAATCAAAAGGATGAAGATTCCCTTCCCCCGTACACGGTGCTCGATCCCATTCTGCGGGCGTATGTCGAAGAGGACCGCTCGTTCGCCGACATCGTCGAGGCAGGGTTCGATCGCGCAACGGTCTCGCGCGTGGTTAGGATGGTGGATGCTAGCGAGTTCAAGCGGCGTCAGGCACCTCTAGGTGTCAAGATCACGCACCGCGCCTTGGGCAAGGACCGACGGATGCCGATTACGAACGGCTATCGGATCACGCCGGATTAG
- a CDS encoding P-II family nitrogen regulator: MKLVEAIVKPFKLEEIKNALLEIGVQGMTVSEVKGFGRQKGHKETYRGQEYTIEFVPKVKIEVAVTDAQVSRVIEAITGAAKTGSIGDGKIFVRELTDVVRIRTGETGETAL, encoded by the coding sequence ATGAAGCTGGTTGAGGCCATCGTCAAACCGTTCAAACTCGAAGAGATCAAGAATGCCCTCTTGGAAATCGGTGTCCAGGGGATGACGGTATCGGAGGTCAAAGGATTTGGGCGTCAGAAAGGCCACAAGGAAACGTATCGAGGCCAAGAGTATACGATCGAATTTGTCCCCAAGGTGAAAATCGAGGTCGCGGTGACGGATGCCCAGGTGTCTCGGGTGATCGAGGCCATCACCGGCGCGGCCAAAACTGGTAGTATCGGAGATGGGAAAATTTTCGTGCGAGAATTGACTGATGTTGTGCGCATTCGGACGGGTGAAACCGGCGAAACCGCGCTGTGA